The DNA sequence CCGACGGTGAGCGTTACGGCCAGGAGGCCGGACGCAGCCTGGGCAGGATCAGCGCCGACTGCCTTGAGTCCGGCCAGGACCACGGCAAAGGATGAGGTGAAGCCCACCAGCGCGGTGACGATCCCTGCGACCACCGGCCGGGAATCGGTCCGGGTCAGTCCGGGCTTGGTTGCCGTGGTGGGGGCGGGGGACTTGGGCATACCGGCAGGTTACCGGCCCGGGTTTGGCAACCGGCAATTCGGGGCGGCGAATGTCGCCGTTAAACGCCAAAGGTGCGGGCGCCGCCTCCCGGCGGGACCCGCACCTCCTTGACGTGCCGGGCAAAGCCCTGGCCAAATCCTTTACGGAGCCCTGTCAACCGGCGGAACCGGATTTCCAGGAGCTGCCGGGGGAACCTGCTCGGCGGCAGGTTCCTGCCCCGGGGTGCCGTTCTTGTCAACGAGCTTGGAAGCGCCATCCTGGATCTTGTCGACGTGGCCTGCGTACTTGCCGCCGGTCCTGGTGTCGACGAAATCGCCGGCCTTGGTGATGCCGTCCTTGATGGCCTGCTCGTTGCCGCGGATGAGACCCTGAGCCTTGCCCTTTAGATCGTCAATCAAACCCACGGGCACCTCCCTTCTATCGCGGAGCCAGGTCGCTCCTCGCGCATTCGATCCTATCCGGGCCCGGGAGGCGTGCCAAGGGAATCACGTTCGCCAGCAGCGGATGCGGCTTAAACGAAAAAAGCAGCTCCGGAGAGCTGCTGTTCGTGTGTGGGCGATACTGGGATCGAACCAGTGACCTCTTCCGTGTCAGGGAAGCGCGCTACCGCTGCGCCAATCGCCCGGAACCGGAAGACCGGCTTATGGGATATAAGAGAGCGGACGACGAGATTCGAACTCGCGACATCCACCTTGGCAAGGTGGTGCTCTACCAGCTGAGCTACGTCCGCATTGTGCAGATTGTTCCGGAAAAATCCGGCGGTTCTGCCAGCAAGTTGCCTTGCCGAGTGGGCGATACTGGGATCGAACCAGTGACCTCTTCCGTGTCAGGGAAGCGCGCTACCGCTGCGCCAATCGCCCATTGCATCCGGAAACCCGGAAACCATGGTTTTCACCGAGGTGGGTACGGGATTCGAACCCGTGTATACGGCTTTGCAGGCCGCTGCCTCGCCTCTCGGCCAACCCACCGTGTTAGCGTCAATTCCGAAGAATGTTTGCTGTGACAGTGTCCTGCGAGCGGACGACGAGATTCGAACTCGCGACATCCACCTTGGCAAGGTGGTGCTCTACCAGCTGAGCTACGTCCGCATTTTGGAGGCTTGATTCCTTGCCGTTTCCGGCATTTCCTCGCGTTCCAACGAGTAAAAACAATATAGGAGGTTCCGGGAAACTCCAAATCGCCCCGGCGCGGCCGGTCCGCATGGCCCCAACAA is a window from the Arthrobacter sp. NicSoilC5 genome containing:
- a CDS encoding antitoxin, whose translation is MGLIDDLKGKAQGLIRGNEQAIKDGITKAGDFVDTRTGGKYAGHVDKIQDGASKLVDKNGTPGQEPAAEQVPPAAPGNPVPPVDRAP